The Virgibacillus dokdonensis genome includes a window with the following:
- a CDS encoding ABC transporter permease, translating to MLKLIQNEQGKIFIRKSTWIMYIILAVLILGSALLTNSLDGLKSEYDDENWREELKQENEQLQKDMEELEGMGSVEDYNNSTITKNNYYLENDIQPAPYTAWTFVNENISLLSIVSLLTIIIAAGIVANEFRWGTIKLLLIRPIRRSGILLSKYITVLLFALYTALFALVLMWIFGAIFFGIGDWNPSIVVEGEDGFKTVSLVANIFTSFGFKLVNLVMMATFAFMISAVFRNSSLAIGIAIFLMMGASSIVTFFADKEWAKYILFAHTDLSQYMDGNFLMLEDNTMGFSIAVLVVYYAIFMLLSWIVFTKRDVAGQ from the coding sequence ATGTTAAAACTAATTCAAAATGAACAAGGGAAAATTTTTATTCGTAAATCAACTTGGATCATGTATATTATTTTAGCCGTTCTTATATTGGGTTCAGCTCTATTAACCAATAGTTTAGATGGGCTAAAAAGCGAGTATGACGATGAAAATTGGCGTGAAGAGTTAAAACAAGAAAATGAACAATTACAAAAAGATATGGAAGAACTAGAAGGTATGGGAAGTGTGGAAGACTACAATAATTCCACCATTACCAAAAATAATTATTACTTGGAAAATGATATTCAACCAGCTCCATATACAGCTTGGACATTTGTTAATGAAAATATATCTTTGCTATCGATTGTTAGTTTATTAACGATTATCATTGCTGCTGGAATTGTTGCTAACGAATTTCGCTGGGGCACGATTAAATTATTATTAATTCGTCCCATCAGGAGAAGTGGCATCCTATTATCCAAATATATTACCGTCTTACTATTCGCCCTTTATACAGCACTATTCGCACTCGTACTCATGTGGATTTTTGGAGCAATCTTCTTTGGAATTGGCGACTGGAACCCTTCTATTGTGGTAGAAGGAGAAGATGGTTTTAAAACCGTATCGCTAGTAGCTAATATATTTACTAGCTTTGGTTTCAAACTTGTGAATCTGGTAATGATGGCTACGTTTGCGTTTATGATCTCTGCTGTTTTCCGTAATAGTTCATTGGCAATAGGTATTGCTATCTTCCTTATGATGGGGGCAAGCTCCATTGTTACTTTCTTCGCTGATAAAGAATGGGCGAAATATATTTTGTTCGCGCACACAGACTTAAGCCAATATATGGATGGAAACTTCCTCATGCTTGAAGATAATACGATGGGCTTTTCTATAGCCGTATTAGTCGTATACTATGCCATTTTCATGTTACTGTCATGGATTGTTTTTACAAAGCGCGACGTTGCTGGTCAATAA
- a CDS encoding ABC transporter ATP-binding protein gives MSSAAMELVNLKKTIGKKEIIKGLSFSIPKGEVFGFIGPNGAGKTTTIRMMVGLMSITEGDVLIQGNSIKSNFKDAVREVGAIVENPEMYPFLTGWQNLKHYARMMPGVTKERIHEVVKFIGLEKAINEKVGRYSLGMRQRLGIAQALLHNPSVLILDEPTNGLDPAGIREIRDHIRKLAQEENVAIIISSHLLSEIEQMCDRIGVIKNGEIIKIQNVGEETDKEEVIHHIEVTPMDKAMKTLNEAFQLESVELDGNLSFRCKKEQVPEVVKRLVENDCDIYQVNVAKGTLEDQFFELIGENTIE, from the coding sequence ATGTCTTCAGCTGCAATGGAATTAGTCAATTTGAAAAAGACAATTGGCAAAAAAGAAATTATTAAAGGCTTATCCTTTTCCATTCCAAAGGGGGAAGTATTTGGCTTCATCGGACCAAATGGGGCTGGTAAAACGACCACAATCCGTATGATGGTTGGATTAATGAGTATTACAGAGGGCGACGTCCTGATCCAAGGAAACAGCATAAAATCCAATTTTAAAGATGCCGTACGAGAAGTCGGTGCCATCGTTGAAAATCCGGAAATGTACCCGTTTTTAACTGGTTGGCAAAACTTAAAACACTATGCTCGGATGATGCCAGGCGTAACAAAAGAACGGATACATGAAGTAGTCAAATTCATCGGTCTTGAAAAAGCAATTAATGAAAAGGTCGGTAGATATTCTTTAGGAATGCGCCAACGACTGGGAATAGCGCAAGCGCTTTTACATAATCCGTCCGTACTCATTTTGGATGAGCCAACAAACGGATTAGATCCAGCCGGCATCAGAGAAATACGAGATCATATACGTAAACTTGCCCAAGAAGAGAACGTGGCAATTATTATCTCTAGTCACTTGCTTTCTGAGATTGAACAAATGTGTGATCGTATCGGTGTCATTAAAAACGGAGAGATCATTAAAATTCAAAACGTCGGTGAGGAAACAGACAAAGAAGAAGTAATTCATCATATTGAAGTTACTCCAATGGATAAGGCAATGAAAACCTTAAATGAAGCTTTCCAGCTGGAATCCGTTGAACTTGATGGTAATTTATCTTTTCGCTGTAAAAAAGAGCAAGTTCCAGAAGTTGTTAAAAGATTAGTAGAAAATGATTGTGACATTTATCAAGTCAATGTTGCAAAAGGCACACTAGAAGATCAATTCTTTGAACTGATTGGAGAGAATACGATTGAGTAG
- a CDS encoding YfhE family protein: MRKTQYQPTKNKQLTDAQEVHYSKDFKQADIAGGYRQTRVKEAKYNNPELKD; the protein is encoded by the coding sequence ATGCGAAAAACGCAATATCAACCAACTAAAAATAAACAGCTAACAGATGCGCAAGAAGTTCACTACAGCAAAGACTTCAAACAAGCTGATATCGCTGGTGGGTATCGTCAGACGCGCGTAAAAGAAGCAAAGTACAATAATCCCGAACTAAAAGATTAA
- a CDS encoding CapA family protein, with amino-acid sequence MKRKGIIFIAVFLIAFSLLAGCNDTTASESKGHEKKAAKVDKKHPPKQEISIAAIGDMLIHSQVYEDAKTETGYDFTPMLKEVKPYLEDATITIANQETMIGGEAIGLSSYPTFNSPFEVGDALKDAGVDVVTLANNHTLDKGEKAIQRAIEHWEKIDLMYTGAYKNEEDQSKLRILETAEGIDVAFLAYTYGTNGIPVPEGKDYLVNVINKEQMAKEIEKAKQQADAVILNLHFGTEYQMLPNENQKDLAQFAADQGVHAVIGHHPHVLQPVEWVEGKNGNKTFVAYSLSNFLSGQDELYRRFGGILKFTLTKSENEEIELHTPAFLPTFVRYKDEADYQVVPMKQVTDKELEGAKNYYKEITGHMRKWLPELEIIEP; translated from the coding sequence ATGAAACGAAAAGGCATTATTTTCATAGCTGTTTTTCTAATTGCGTTTAGTTTACTTGCAGGATGTAACGATACTACGGCTAGTGAATCTAAAGGGCATGAAAAAAAGGCGGCAAAAGTAGATAAAAAACACCCCCCGAAACAAGAGATTTCTATTGCTGCAATTGGAGATATGCTAATTCATAGTCAAGTGTATGAAGATGCAAAAACGGAGACAGGATATGATTTTACACCAATGCTAAAAGAAGTAAAACCGTACCTTGAGGATGCTACGATAACCATTGCAAACCAAGAAACGATGATTGGCGGAGAAGCGATTGGCTTATCTTCTTATCCAACATTTAATAGCCCGTTTGAGGTAGGGGATGCTTTAAAAGATGCTGGCGTTGATGTTGTAACATTAGCGAACAACCATACCCTTGACAAAGGGGAAAAAGCTATTCAACGTGCTATCGAGCATTGGGAAAAAATTGATTTGATGTATACAGGTGCTTATAAAAATGAAGAGGATCAATCTAAACTGCGAATCCTCGAAACTGCAGAAGGCATCGATGTAGCTTTTCTTGCTTATACGTATGGAACGAATGGAATTCCTGTTCCTGAAGGGAAAGACTATCTAGTAAATGTAATAAATAAAGAGCAGATGGCAAAGGAAATAGAAAAAGCGAAGCAACAAGCTGATGCCGTCATACTAAATTTACACTTTGGAACGGAATATCAAATGCTACCAAATGAAAATCAAAAGGATCTAGCACAATTTGCTGCTGACCAAGGAGTGCATGCAGTCATTGGTCACCACCCGCATGTGTTGCAGCCTGTTGAATGGGTTGAAGGAAAAAACGGCAATAAAACGTTTGTTGCGTATTCATTAAGTAACTTTTTATCTGGACAGGACGAGCTGTATCGTCGATTTGGCGGAATTTTGAAGTTTACTTTAACGAAAAGTGAGAATGAAGAAATAGAGCTTCATACACCCGCATTTTTACCGACCTTTGTTCGTTACAAGGATGAAGCGGACTATCAAGTGGTACCAATGAAACAGGTGACAGATAAAGAATTAGAAGGTGCGAAAAACTATTATAAAGAGATAACGGGTCATATGCGGAAGTGGTTGCCAGAGTTAGAGATTATTGAACCGTAA
- a CDS encoding DUF368 domain-containing protein: MEWKNIYRGMIMGASDVIPGVSGGTMAVLLGIYDRLIAAINGFLSKNWKQQLGFLVPLGMGVAIAILTLSHVINWLFKHYAGPTQFFFLGLILGILPYLFYKANARKTFKGNHILLLLIGMVLVGSMMFLNTGEQTIITNLTTSTYLLLFASGIIASSAMILPGISGSFLLLIFGVYRTITNAITEFKLDVLVVTGLGVLIGLVFMSKMVNYFFKRYTIATYAIIIGMVIGSIFVVFPGWPASINLGLLSIGAFAAGLTAAYVLGRVEYV, from the coding sequence ATGGAATGGAAGAATATTTACCGAGGTATGATAATGGGAGCCAGTGATGTTATCCCAGGGGTAAGCGGGGGGACCATGGCTGTATTATTAGGTATATATGATCGACTCATTGCAGCGATTAATGGATTTTTAAGTAAGAATTGGAAACAACAATTAGGATTTTTAGTTCCACTAGGAATGGGTGTTGCCATTGCAATATTAACATTAAGCCATGTGATTAATTGGTTGTTTAAACATTACGCCGGACCGACACAGTTCTTTTTTTTAGGGCTAATTCTTGGTATATTGCCATACTTGTTTTATAAAGCAAATGCTAGAAAAACATTTAAAGGAAACCATATTTTGTTATTGCTAATAGGAATGGTTCTTGTTGGGTCTATGATGTTCTTAAATACAGGAGAGCAAACGATTATTACAAACTTGACTACTTCAACGTATCTATTGTTGTTTGCTTCTGGAATTATTGCCAGCAGTGCTATGATTTTACCAGGAATTAGCGGCTCATTTTTATTATTAATTTTTGGTGTCTATCGAACTATTACAAATGCAATTACGGAATTTAAACTCGACGTGTTGGTTGTTACTGGTTTAGGGGTTTTAATTGGACTCGTCTTCATGAGTAAAATGGTCAATTACTTTTTCAAAAGATATACGATCGCTACGTATGCTATCATCATTGGTATGGTAATTGGTTCCATTTTTGTCGTATTTCCAGGTTGGCCTGCTTCAATAAATTTAGGTTTGCTTAGCATCGGTGCTTTTGCAGCAGGTCTTACTGCGGCTTATGTATTAGGAAGAGTCGAGTATGTGTAA
- a CDS encoding thioredoxin family protein: protein MERLTTEAAFQDTIKSDKPIIIKFYADWCPDCKRLDMFIGDIMDEFNQYTWYEINSDEVEGIAQKYDVMGIPSILIFQNGEKKAHQHSAYTKTPESVREFLEQQLG, encoded by the coding sequence ATGGAACGTTTAACAACGGAAGCAGCTTTTCAAGACACAATTAAAAGTGACAAGCCTATCATTATTAAATTTTACGCCGATTGGTGTCCAGACTGTAAACGATTGGACATGTTTATTGGTGATATAATGGACGAATTTAATCAATATACATGGTATGAGATAAACAGTGATGAAGTGGAAGGTATTGCTCAAAAATACGATGTGATGGGCATTCCAAGCATCCTTATTTTTCAAAATGGCGAGAAAAAGGCTCATCAGCATAGCGCCTATACGAAAACACCGGAATCGGTTAGAGAATTTCTTGAGCAACAATTAGGTTAA
- a CDS encoding VOC family protein, protein MLALDHIVIGAKNPKQAAKDFSSKYHVEIVPGGEHKNWGTHNYLAYFANDCYIEWLGVFDEQRAKKASNPLIVQLVQELEQDKEGVVQIAFRTNDMEDFHAYFQQASIPAIGPIPGRREKSDGTPLTWKMLFPQADDPMPFLIEWEKGYEKSHPTSFINEQIIEQVNINLMNKLLSTYYKLPAKSKLLLANTTLYIEEPQSTWSFTLH, encoded by the coding sequence ATGCTGGCATTAGATCATATCGTTATTGGTGCAAAGAATCCCAAGCAAGCAGCAAAGGATTTTTCTAGCAAATATCATGTAGAAATTGTTCCAGGAGGAGAGCATAAAAATTGGGGGACACATAATTACTTAGCTTATTTTGCCAATGATTGCTACATAGAATGGCTTGGCGTTTTTGATGAACAACGAGCAAAAAAAGCGAGTAATCCGTTAATCGTACAACTTGTCCAAGAGCTAGAACAAGATAAAGAAGGAGTGGTGCAAATCGCATTCAGAACGAATGACATGGAAGATTTCCATGCCTATTTCCAACAAGCATCTATTCCTGCAATTGGGCCTATACCAGGAAGGCGAGAGAAATCGGATGGCACACCCTTAACTTGGAAAATGTTATTTCCTCAAGCAGATGATCCAATGCCCTTTCTTATTGAATGGGAAAAAGGTTATGAGAAATCACATCCTACTTCTTTTATAAACGAACAAATTATTGAACAGGTAAACATAAATCTAATGAATAAGCTTCTTTCTACGTACTATAAACTTCCCGCCAAATCGAAGTTATTATTAGCCAATACAACATTATATATAGAAGAACCCCAAAGCACTTGGTCTTTTACGTTGCATTAA
- a CDS encoding GNAT family N-acetyltransferase gives MSNPVLKEFPHEIHTERLLIRLPLPGDGKAVYEAVQYSRRELKQWLPFAQKEQTLEETEVNVREAQIQFLQREDLRFHIFDKHTKVFLGCTGLHRIDWSIPKFEIGYWVDTRHQGKGIISEAVKALMTFAFEELGANRVEIRCDEKNERSRAIPEKLGFSLEGIHYHNARSVDGINLCNTCVYAKLE, from the coding sequence ATGAGTAACCCAGTATTAAAAGAATTCCCGCATGAAATCCATACAGAGAGACTACTTATTCGTTTGCCTCTTCCAGGAGATGGAAAAGCTGTTTATGAAGCCGTTCAATATAGTAGACGAGAATTAAAGCAATGGCTTCCTTTTGCTCAAAAAGAGCAAACATTAGAAGAAACCGAGGTAAATGTACGGGAAGCACAAATTCAATTTTTACAACGAGAAGATTTACGTTTTCATATTTTCGATAAACATACGAAAGTGTTTTTAGGTTGTACGGGGTTACATCGAATAGATTGGAGCATTCCTAAATTTGAAATTGGTTATTGGGTTGACACTAGACATCAAGGGAAGGGGATTATTTCAGAGGCGGTTAAAGCTTTAATGACTTTTGCTTTTGAAGAATTAGGTGCAAATCGAGTGGAAATACGTTGTGATGAAAAAAACGAGCGTAGTCGGGCAATTCCTGAAAAGCTAGGTTTCTCATTAGAAGGAATTCATTATCATAATGCAAGAAGTGTGGACGGCATAAACTTATGCAATACTTGTGTGTATGCTAAATTAGAATAG
- a CDS encoding response regulator transcription factor, with protein MEQPRILIVEDEQKLSRVLQLELEYENYKTEAVFDGKEALAKMEQQKWDLVLLDIMLPEWSGLEVLRRVRKFDQTTPILLLTARDQVHDKVSGLDLGANDYITKPFQIEELLARIRVHLRNPIKKQTEDEQVGVGDLLVHVKSREVTRGENQIELTPREFDLLVCLLKNKNIVLTREQLIEQVWGFDYYGDTNVVDVYIRYLRQKIDKGFDQAYIQTVRGVGYTIKDMET; from the coding sequence ATGGAACAACCACGTATATTAATTGTAGAAGATGAACAGAAATTAAGTAGAGTGCTGCAATTAGAATTAGAATATGAAAATTACAAAACAGAAGCGGTATTTGATGGAAAAGAAGCGTTAGCAAAGATGGAACAGCAGAAGTGGGATTTAGTGTTGTTGGATATTATGCTTCCAGAATGGAGTGGGTTAGAAGTATTGCGTAGAGTGAGAAAATTTGACCAAACAACACCAATCCTTTTGTTAACGGCTCGCGATCAAGTACATGATAAAGTGAGTGGTCTAGATTTGGGGGCAAATGACTATATTACGAAACCTTTTCAGATTGAAGAACTATTAGCAAGAATTCGTGTACATTTACGGAATCCGATAAAAAAACAAACAGAGGATGAACAGGTTGGAGTTGGAGATTTACTTGTACATGTAAAGAGCAGAGAAGTCACTCGTGGAGAGAACCAAATTGAATTAACACCACGCGAGTTTGATTTATTAGTCTGCTTATTAAAGAATAAAAATATTGTCCTAACGCGTGAGCAGCTGATCGAACAAGTTTGGGGCTTTGATTACTATGGAGATACCAATGTCGTCGATGTTTATATTCGCTATTTACGGCAAAAAATAGATAAAGGCTTTGACCAAGCTTATATTCAAACCGTTCGCGGAGTTGGCTATACGATAAAGGATATGGAAACATGA